The Arachis ipaensis cultivar K30076 chromosome B03, Araip1.1, whole genome shotgun sequence region TAATTCCAAACTCCTTTGCCTCCTCTGCAGTCATGAAATAATCCCTATCCATATTCTTCTGAATAATATCAACTGGTTGGCCTGTATGCTTTGCATAAATTGCATTCAAGGAATCCCACATCCGAACAATCTGCTTGGTATGAATAGCAATATCTTTTGCCTGACCACTGTATCCACCAGAAGGCTGATGAATCATGACTGTTGCATTTGGAAGAGAGCGCCTCTGACCCTTAGCACCCGCAGCCAATAGCAAAGAACCCATAGATGCAGCTTGACCCAAACAAATTGTATGAATCGGAGACCGGATGTATTGCATAGTATCATAAATAGCAAGACCTATGTATAACAGAAACACCAGTGTATTAGCACACCAAATATATCAGAAAGTAATAATAGCACTTGCCTTAAGCTTTTGACGTAtcaaaaaatgtgattttttttttcttttacaactACACAGCACATTAAAATCTTGGATAAAGAATTTTGCCTTAAGCTTTTGCACATCAAAGAAGGCACTTTTGTACTAATAAGTAATATCTTAAGGTCTTAATCCATTTTCCAAATGCATGAATCATGTTAGGAATTTATAGGAAGGGTCCCAAAAAGACACAATTAAGGGGACTAAATGACACCATAAGATAAAATGCAGTTCTTAGAACTTGCTGTACTTCACACACCACAAAAaccagacaaaaaaaaaaagttaataacgCCACAAAATCGGCACATCACTAAAAGCAATTGCATAAACCTAAATGACAATAAAAAGACCAAAGGCAGTTCTTAGAAGAGCTTGTTATGTTTCTAAACACCAAAAAGACAACCAAAGCAAAACACACACATCACTTTATAATCCAACAAGATGGGCATCTCAAAATGGCCAATTCAAACAATAAAAAAACGCAGCGGTATAAACCTAGACCATACGAAAAGGATCAAACTGTTGTTCGTAGtagagattattattattatctgatTCTGCACACCAGAAAGACaacattttgtttttctttcacaAATATACAAATCCCTTGAGAATCCAACAAAACGCAGGTGCATAAATCTAAACCACAACAAAAGGAAAATGGAGCAGGGAGAGACCTGCAGTGACGGCGCCACCGGGGGAATTGAGGTACATGTGGATGGGCTTGGAAGGGTTCTCGGACTCGAGGAAGAGGAGCTGGGCAACGACGACGTGTGCGGTGTCGTCGGAGATGGGTCCGTTGATGCAGACGATGCGCTCCTTGAGGAGTCGGGAGAAGATATCGTAGGCTCTCTCTCCTCGGGAGGAGTGCTCGATCACCATTGGAATGAGGCTCATGTTCCGCATCAATTGAGGTGGTGATGTTGCTGCTGCTACTCCTCCATGGTGATGATGGAAGAGCTTCGAAGCAATGAGCTTCGTACTTGAAAGGAGGCCTCTCATGGTGATTCACTCGCACACTCGCAATTACACTCAgatttgggattttttttttttcgcttttGATTAGGGATTTTGTTTCGGCTAAAGCTCACGCACCACCTGGCTTTTGCCCTCTCCTTCCagaatttctcttttctttttattttttatttttattttttttgctttttctatttttttatgagAACAGTAATAAACTATCGGAAAACGATCACATATACCGAAGGAAAAAAGCGGAACATGACATGGTAAAATATTAACGAAGGGCAGCTCTTGTTACAGCATGGAAGGATAAAGATGAATGCTCATTTATAGGTGAATCTAATTTCTCATGTTAAAAGGAGCAAATTCTCATATAGcacaattaataatatttgaaaaGAAGAATTTGTTTGCCTATAAAAATATGAATCAGACAATAGAATTGGACACACATAATTACAAATatttcccttttttctctctttaCAGTAATAAAAACAAatgtaattctctctctctttacttttaatacttctttttatctttatatatatatatacacattacaacatataatattctTTCTCTTTCGTTCTATTCTTTTATATActttaatattattaaatatattaattatatctaCTATATTGATATAGTAATTCCAGTGAATATTactacttgagttatctaattatattttcatattttatatttgttacttcttccttatttatttagttattttacaacacgttatcagcacgagactctgatcaaatttttaggaagactcaggtaacaaattttcattatgtcgaagctctctcatcttgaatttaatgctcttgatatatctggaaacaattatttatcatgaatattagatgctgaaatccatcttgattcaatggatcttaaagataccattaaggctgaaaaataatgcatcccagaaggataaaaccAAGGTCATGATTTtccttcatcgtcatcttgacgtatgattgaaaaatgaatattccacattaaaagatcctgcagatctgtggaaagaccttgaaaaaaggtacaatcatgtgatacttccttaagcccgatatgttagagaaaactttctcaaccttccatgcctcgaatgtgctcctgcagcagcagtattgagaaaaatgatttaaaaaatattctgagttaatttcttgtctttttgttgctgaacgcaacaataaGTTGCtcttgaaaaatcatgaagcacgcccagctggcgccgccccatttcctgaagtaaatgcggcaaattaccccaaaagaggtaaatggcaagattttaataacaagaaaaattatggaaggaaaagaaattatgttcatagaaaggatctcaccagaagtgagataaagaaagaaacactgggtaaagtaaatcaattgaggataaatgcttccgttgtggtggaaagggtcattggtcacgtacttgtcgtaccccaaggcacctaatTGATCcttatcaagcatccttgaaaagggatgacaaaggaaaggaaacaatttttgtttcaaaatataaaaattccaccactcattatgatgtatctcatttctttgagaattttgaaggaaatattggccatttgatcaatgacggaatagtttaatatgtgtgtttatttaagcgcctccaattaattgctagacccttaattatgagaacaaatctcccaacctcggtttggggcatgctattttacatgtcgcagcacttattcgtttgaggccaacaagttaccatcaattctctcctatgcaattagcttttggccagcagccaaatgtctctcatttaagaatatttgggtgtgcgatatatgttcccattgcactacctaatcgcaccaaaatgggaccccaaagaaaattggggatatatgttggatatgattctccctctatagtgaggtatcttgagatacaaactggtgatgtatttaaagcccggtttacggattgtcattttgatgaatcaaaattttcaacattagggggagagaataagcttcctgaaaaggaacttaattggaatgcatcatcgttgatgcatttagatcctcggtcaaggcaatgtgaactagaagttcaaaagattatacatttgcaaagaatagcaaatgaattgcctgatgcatttttcgatacaaagaggataacgaAGTtgtatataccagcggaaaatgctccaattcgaattgatgtcccagttggacaaattgtcaccgaagcaaatacacgccagaagcgtggcaggcctgtcagttccaaagacaaaaatcctcgaaagagaaaagaggtaaataatattcctgttgaaaaagacatagtagagacacctgcagttgtccaaaattctgatatagtgttAACGCCAGAAGAtattcaggtacctgaaaattgtgaaaatgatgagatctcgataaattatgtctttacaggagagaaatggaaccgaaataagacaattgtcaatgaaatatttgcatataatgtgacattaaatatcatgcatgaaagtaaggatcttgagccaagatcagtcgaagaatgtcgacaaaggaatgattggccaaaatggaaagaagccatgaaggctgagttagactcacttgcaaaacgtgaagtctttggacctgtattccgtacacctgaagatgtaaaacctgttggataccgatgggtatttgtgagaaaacaaaatgagaaaaatgaagttgtgcgctacaaaacccgacttgtggcacaaggtttttcacaaaggcttggtatagattatgaagaaacgtattctcctgtagtggatgcgataacattacgttatttggtcagtttatctgcatatcataaactgtatatgcatttaatggatgtggtaacagcctatttatacggctcattagatcgagatatctatatgaaagtccctgaaggactaaagatatctaaaccatccaatgaatattcgcaagggttatactcagttaaattgtaaagatctttatatggtctaaagcaatctggacgaatgtggtataatcgtcttactgagtatctggccaaaaatggattcaaga contains the following coding sequences:
- the LOC107628706 gene encoding ATP-dependent Clp protease proteolytic subunit 2, mitochondrial, which gives rise to MRGLLSSTKLIASKLFHHHHGGVAAATSPPQLMRNMSLIPMVIEHSSRGERAYDIFSRLLKERIVCINGPISDDTAHVVVAQLLFLESENPSKPIHMYLNSPGGAVTAGLAIYDTMQYIRSPIHTICLGQAASMGSLLLAAGAKGQRRSLPNATVMIHQPSGGYSGQAKDIAIHTKQIVRMWDSLNAIYAKHTGQPVDIIQKNMDRDYFMTAEEAKEFGIIDEVIDQRPLTLVSDAVTSEDKDKDSS